Within the Paenibacillus sp. AN1007 genome, the region GGATATTGTCAAAGCTTCAGGTGATGCAATGTCGAGAGAATGGCTGCTGAAAGAGCTGCCAAAACAGATGATTTACTAAGGAATGATCATACGCGGCGGATACCAGGATAACGAATCTTCAGACTCCAATTGTACTGGACGAGATTTCAAATGAATGAAATATACAGAGAGCGTTCAACTTTTGTTGAGCGCTTTTATACTCTGTGGTCCCAGCTAAGCATGCGTCTTCCGGTCAGGGAGTTAACACAAATGGATCTGGAACAGTAAACAGCACTCGACTATAATAAATTCATAGAAGACTTTAGTGATAATAATTCTCATTGAATACCAGGCACCAAGAGGTGGATTTATATGAAGACAATAGATATGAATGGTGATGAGTTATTCTTCTCGGCTTTCATGTTTCGGCTGAATCATATACAGCAGCGAATCGAAATATCGGATCAGATTATGCTTGAGGTACAGTGTGATAAACATACATTTTTAATCTGTGAAGAAGGGGAAGCGTGCTTATTCATTGGAAAGGAACACTGGCCATTTGCTGCAGGATGTATCTATCCGATTTCCCCCGATGAGGCATACCAGCTTGAACACAGAAATTCAAAAGAATTAGCATATACGATTGTGAAATATGATGTGTTCCAATGGTTATCAACTCATATGCTGAAGTATGCAGGGCCCTTGTTCCCAAAACGGAATCAATTAAACGGTCCTGGGTCTCCCTCTTTCAACGGGGAACTTAAAGAATTATATGAGGCACGGAGTTATAGAAACGACGCTGAGTACAGTCACTTGAACACTTTGTTCCAACGCTGGATGGAACGGATTATTACACTTTACTCGTCAACGGATACAGAGCCGTCTCAGGAATCCGGATTAGCCAGTACCATTCAGTACATCGATGAGCATTACTCCGAAGAGATTTCCGTCCAGAAGCTTGCCGCTATGGCCGGCATTCGTTCTGCTGCATACACGACAATGTTCAGACGGCGAACAGGACATAAACCGCTTGATTATGTTAATCATGTGCGTATCCAGCATGCCAAAGAATGGCTGCGCACGACGGATGATCCTTTGCGTGATATTGCGGGTCGTGTCGGATTCAAAGATGAGTATTATTTCAGCAGACGTTTTCGCCAGATTACCGGATTATCCCCACGACAGTATGACCGATCGATTCAGCAGCAGACGCTGGTCCAGGATTGGCTCGGGCATGATGTACTTATTCCTTCAAATCCGGAACGAGTGATCTATTTGGGTCACACTTCGGGAGACTTGCAAGTATTGGGTATTCGTCTGCTTGAAGATCAGAGGGCTGAGGCAGTTACTACAATTAATGTCGAAAGAGCCGCTCGTCTGGAGCCGGATCTAATCATTGTGGATAGTGGAGATCAGCATCTGTATGAACAATTATCATGTATTGCACCTACACTGGCTTACAATTCTCATGCATCTCTTACGGAGCGTGTGACCAGAGCCGGAAGCTGGTTTGGCAGACAGTTACAGGTCAAACGATGGCTCAGCTTGTATGAGAAGCGTACAGTACGGATGTGGGAGAAGATTGGCCGGGTGATTCAACAGGGTGAAACAGCCTCTGTGCTCACATACCATCGCGGAGAACGATTGTTTGTGATGGGGAACATAGGACTTGCGCCTTTCCTATATCACCCGCTTGGCTTCAGACCGGTTCATAAAGTGCAGGAAGCACTCGAAGCGGGAAGAGCATATAAAGAAATTTCGGCCGAAACCGTTCAGGAGTATGCTGGAGACCATCTTTTCCTCATGCTGCCTCAGGAGCCAGCTGCGCGGCAGGCCACAGATACGTTGATACAAAGTCCAGCGTGGCGAACGCTTGCAGCTGTAAAAAGAGGTCGTGTGTACCATTTGGACGAATTGCTCTGGAATTCAGGGGATGCCCAGACGTGTGATCGGCTGTTGGACAGGCTGCCTGAATTGCTAGTTGGACATTTGCATTAATACAGGTTGCGAATTTTCAGGGGATCAAGCTATGATATCAAGTATTACGGTTCGGAGGAGTGTTGGGTCATGACTGGACAACAAGGAGAAATGCGGGTTGCCTTGATTCAAGGTGATATTAAGCTGGGAGATCCGGAAGCTAACCATAAACATATGCAGATGCTGCTGGAACGTGCAGTGCAGCAGTATCCGGATGTGAAGCTGGCTGTGCTTCCCGAGATGTGGAACACCGGATATGCATTGTCGCAAATTCATGAACTTGCTGACGTGGAAGGTGTCACATCTAGAAAGTGGCTGTCTGCTTTTGCCAAAAAACATCATATCTCGATCATTGGCGGCTCTATTGCCGAGAAGCGTGACGGACAGATTTACAATACAATGTATGTCTACAATGAGGAAGGTGAAGAGGTATCGCGTTACGATAAACTTCACTTGTTCCGACTGATGGATGAGGAGAAATATTTGGAGCCAGGTGTACAGCCTGAAATGTTTGAGCTTGGCAATGGTCTGACTGCCGGGGCATCGATCTGTTATGACATTCGTTTCCCGGAACTAGCGCGAACACTTGCTCTAAATGGTGCGCGTGCACTTATTGTGCCAGCTGAATGGCCAAATCCGCGTCTGCATCACTGGCGCACACTGCTGACCGCTCGGGCTATCGAAAACCAGATGTATGTCATTGCTTGTAACCGCGTTGGCACAGGGGGAGATACTGAATTTTTTGGTCACTCTCTGATTATCGACCCATGGGGCGAGATTGTGTCTGAAGGCGGCGAAGGAGAAGAAATTGTATCTGGAGTGATCCGTCCAGCGCTGGTGGATGAAGTCCGCGGCCGTATTCCCGTGTTTGAGGATCGCCGACCAAGTATTTATTTTAAATGAAATCTTTAAAAAGATAACAAAAAAGATAGAATTTTTGTATAAACTGTTTATCGCTCCAGGAGGCGGGTAATAATAACTATCCCG harbors:
- a CDS encoding AraC family transcriptional regulator — encoded protein: MKTIDMNGDELFFSAFMFRLNHIQQRIEISDQIMLEVQCDKHTFLICEEGEACLFIGKEHWPFAAGCIYPISPDEAYQLEHRNSKELAYTIVKYDVFQWLSTHMLKYAGPLFPKRNQLNGPGSPSFNGELKELYEARSYRNDAEYSHLNTLFQRWMERIITLYSSTDTEPSQESGLASTIQYIDEHYSEEISVQKLAAMAGIRSAAYTTMFRRRTGHKPLDYVNHVRIQHAKEWLRTTDDPLRDIAGRVGFKDEYYFSRRFRQITGLSPRQYDRSIQQQTLVQDWLGHDVLIPSNPERVIYLGHTSGDLQVLGIRLLEDQRAEAVTTINVERAARLEPDLIIVDSGDQHLYEQLSCIAPTLAYNSHASLTERVTRAGSWFGRQLQVKRWLSLYEKRTVRMWEKIGRVIQQGETASVLTYHRGERLFVMGNIGLAPFLYHPLGFRPVHKVQEALEAGRAYKEISAETVQEYAGDHLFLMLPQEPAARQATDTLIQSPAWRTLAAVKRGRVYHLDELLWNSGDAQTCDRLLDRLPELLVGHLH
- a CDS encoding carbon-nitrogen family hydrolase — protein: MTGQQGEMRVALIQGDIKLGDPEANHKHMQMLLERAVQQYPDVKLAVLPEMWNTGYALSQIHELADVEGVTSRKWLSAFAKKHHISIIGGSIAEKRDGQIYNTMYVYNEEGEEVSRYDKLHLFRLMDEEKYLEPGVQPEMFELGNGLTAGASICYDIRFPELARTLALNGARALIVPAEWPNPRLHHWRTLLTARAIENQMYVIACNRVGTGGDTEFFGHSLIIDPWGEIVSEGGEGEEIVSGVIRPALVDEVRGRIPVFEDRRPSIYFK